Proteins encoded by one window of Macaca mulatta isolate MMU2019108-1 chromosome 10, T2T-MMU8v2.0, whole genome shotgun sequence:
- the IL17REL gene encoding interleukin-17 receptor E-like protein isoform X2, producing the protein MWPLPCGQRSGLQQPCGRLPGVPASPCWPFLLFVFEQRRQSLPASQGGLPAPLLARWGSSFYCSDADWCAACPTDLGPLLGSHRHFRVCLGVGSLHARGLAPHLAWGKIVKTPQQRLCSPRALSPFTEPTTKPFQAPGNSRPHTPSLSPGNIFNSFCRPRPVSMSRSVLEALTSYTAMQCIPSDGCSLFLRVRASITLHEHLRGLEACTVSLDTQETQCQSVWVARASHRQQVGQQLQVYFGCFAVSVAQHLYVTLRTIPHFCGVQLDQKHLVEDCGEEDVGRNVPDCLAGKLSYWVDRRRKAILVQVPRASGSPDYYVRLCHKRFTCEDVGAPVQVTANNVSRVVSLPYSQELPCLCLEGWSATPDAVRTQICPFENDTEALEVLWDTVYYHPGSQTLSWEPTCPVSGHVSLCWRPGPGAGCRKLQRSSQLVHRRVQYPLVDTQPQLCLKFSTSWGSWVRCPFEQRRFPTWKMTIQPSPMKGHLRATFFSSSPAHFQVHLCHRRKSQLPACQPALQASPLPPASGDPAAAPAFAFLDLPREEACAPGICIQGWRTDVHFSVPQQLCNLHSSGCPALRGHRRLRTRPRHSRPPTVGWLHPPPWDGSLRPGISSRTSRCQGHIAAGQEAKAQPRTAEPGPPQSVGWFHLTVGPRHLLALLGLQLHGALRGSGSQKRPSTLS; encoded by the exons ATGTGGCCACTTCCCTGTGGACAGAGGTCTGGGCTGCAGCAACCTTGCGGTCGCCTCCCAGGTGTCCCAGCAAGCCCATGTTGGCCTTTTCTGCTGTTCGTCTTTGAGCAGAGGCGACAGAGCTTGCCGGCAAGTCAAGGTGGGCTCCCTGCCCCCTTGCTGGCCAGGTGGGGCAGCAGCTTCTACTGCTCTGATGCAGACTGGTGTGCAGCCTGCCCCACTGACCTGGGCCCACTGCTGGGGTCCCACAGACATTTCAGAGTGTGTCTCGGGGTGGGCTCACTACATGCCAGAGGGCTTGCTCCCCACTTGGCTTGGGGCAAGATAGTAAAGACCCCCCAGCAAAGACTGTGCAGTCCCAGGGCTCTCTCGCCCTTCACAGAACCAACCACAAAGCCTTTCCAAGCACCAGGGAACTCGAGGCCTCACACGCCTTCTCTCTCCCCAGGGAACATTTTTAACAGCTTCTGCCGGCCACGCCCTGTGTCCATGTCCAGGTCAGTCCTGGAGGCCCTGACGTCCTACACTGCCATGCAATGTATCCCCTCTGACGGCTGCTCATTGTTCCTGCGTGTACGCGCCTCCATCACCCTGCATG AGCACCTGCGGGGCCTGGAGGCCTGCACCGTGAGCCTGGACACCCAGGAGACGCAGTGTCAGAGCGTGTGGGTGGCCAGGGCCTCCCACCGGCAGCAGGTGGGGCAGCAG CTCCAGGTGTACTTTGGCTGCTTTGCGGTGAGCGTGGCCCAGCACCTCTATGTCACCCTGAGGACCATCCCTCATTTCTGCGGGGTCCAGCTGGATCAGAAGCACCTCGTGGAAG ACTGCGGAGAGGAGGACGTGGGGAGGAACGTGCCTGACTGCCTCG CCGGGAAGCTCAGCTACTGGGTGGACCGGAGGCGCAAGGCGATTCTGGTGCAGGTGCCCAGGGCCTCTGGGAGCCCCGACTACTACGTGCGGCTCTGCCACAAGCGGTTCACCTGCGAGGACGTGGGCGCCCCGGTGCAA GTGACCGCCAACAACGTCTCCCGGGTCGTCTCCCTGCCCTACAGCCAGGAACTGCCGTGCCTGTGCCTGGAG GGCTGGTCTGCGACCCCTGATGCGGTGCGGACCCAGATCTGCCCCTTTGAAAACG ACACTGAGGCACTGGAGGTGCTGTGGGACACGGTCTACTACCACCCAGGGAGCCAGACACTGAGCTGGGAGCCCACCTGCCCTGTGAGTGGCCATGTGAGCCTGTGCTGGCGCCCGGGGCCCGGGGCCGGCTGTCGTAAGCTGCAGCGATCCAGCCAGCTGGTGCATCGAAGA GTGCAGTACCCGCTGGTGGACACCCAACCCCAGCTCTGCCTGAAG TTCTCCACCAGTTGGGGGTCCTGGGTGCGGTGCCCTTTTGAACAGCGTCGCTTCCCAA CCTGGAAAATGACCATCCAGCCTTCGCCCATGAAGGGCCACCTCCGGGCCACCTTCTTCTCGTCCAGCCCCGCCCACTTCCAGGTGCACCTGTGTCACAGGAGGAAGTCACAGCTCCCTGCCTGCCAACCCGCACTCCAGGCCAGCCCGCTCCCTCCAGCCTCA GGTGACCCCGCAGCCGCCCCTGCCTTTGCCTTCCTGGACCTTCCCAGGGAGGAGGCCTGTGCCCCAGGCATCTGCATCCAG GGCTGGAGGACCGATGTACACTTCTCCGTCCCCCAGcagctctgcaacctccactccagCGGGTGCCCAGCTCTCAGGGGCCACAGGAGGCTGAGGACTAGACCCAGGCACTCCCGGCCTCCCACAGTGGGCTGG TTGCACCCACCCCCATGGGATGGCAGCCTGAGGCCAGGAATCTCCTCAAGAACAAGTAGGTGCCAGGGACACATTGCTGCGGggcaggaggccaaggcacagcCTCGGACAGCTGAGCCAGGCCCCCCTCAGAGTGTGGGGTGGTTTCACCTGACTGTGGGGCCCAGGCATCTGCTGGCTCTCCTAGGGCTACAGCTCCATGGGGCCCTCAGGGGCTCTGGGTCACAAAAAAGACCTTCAACCCTGTCCTGA
- the IL17REL gene encoding interleukin-17 receptor E-like protein isoform X10: MWPLPCGQRSGLQQPCGRLPGVPASPCWPFLLFVFEQRRQSLPASQGGLPAPLLARWGSSFYCSDADWCAACPTDLGPLLGSHRHFRVCLGVGSLHARGLAPHLAWGKIVKTPQQRLCSPRALSPFTEPTTKPFQAPGNSRPHTPSLSPGNIFNSFCRPRPVSMSRAPAGPGGLHREPGHPGDAVSERVGGQGLPPAAGGAAGEARAGLCHPRPEDWAPLLLGAIPRSELQPRKWSWPAGEGSASESTQLTSAPAQLQVYFGCFAVSVAQHLYVTLRTIPHFCGVQLDQKHLVEDCGEEDVGRNVPDCLAGKLSYWVDRRRKAILVQVPRASGSPDYYVRLCHKRFTCEDVGAPVQVTANNVSRVVSLPYSQELPCLCLEGWSATPDAVRTQICPFENDTEALEVLWDTVYYHPGSQTLSWEPTCPVSGHVSLCWRPGPGAGCRKLQRSSQLVHRRPSSGAVPAGGHPTPALPEVLHQLGVLGAVPF, encoded by the exons ATGTGGCCACTTCCCTGTGGACAGAGGTCTGGGCTGCAGCAACCTTGCGGTCGCCTCCCAGGTGTCCCAGCAAGCCCATGTTGGCCTTTTCTGCTGTTCGTCTTTGAGCAGAGGCGACAGAGCTTGCCGGCAAGTCAAGGTGGGCTCCCTGCCCCCTTGCTGGCCAGGTGGGGCAGCAGCTTCTACTGCTCTGATGCAGACTGGTGTGCAGCCTGCCCCACTGACCTGGGCCCACTGCTGGGGTCCCACAGACATTTCAGAGTGTGTCTCGGGGTGGGCTCACTACATGCCAGAGGGCTTGCTCCCCACTTGGCTTGGGGCAAGATAGTAAAGACCCCCCAGCAAAGACTGTGCAGTCCCAGGGCTCTCTCGCCCTTCACAGAACCAACCACAAAGCCTTTCCAAGCACCAGGGAACTCGAGGCCTCACACGCCTTCTCTCTCCCCAGGGAACATTTTTAACAGCTTCTGCCGGCCACGCCCTGTGTCCATGTCCAG AGCACCTGCGGGGCCTGGAGGCCTGCACCGTGAGCCTGGACACCCAGGAGACGCAGTGTCAGAGCGTGTGGGTGGCCAGGGCCTCCCACCGGCAGCAGGTGGGGCAGCAGGTGAGGCCAGGGCAGGGCTCTGCCACCCACGTCCCGAAGACTGGGCACCGCTCCTCCTGGGCGCCATCCCTCGCTCTGAGCTCCAGCCACGCAAATGGAGCTGGCCGGCTGGGGAGGGCAGTGCCTCTGAGTCCACGCAGCTCACATCTGCACCTGCTCAGCTCCAGGTGTACTTTGGCTGCTTTGCGGTGAGCGTGGCCCAGCACCTCTATGTCACCCTGAGGACCATCCCTCATTTCTGCGGGGTCCAGCTGGATCAGAAGCACCTCGTGGAAG ACTGCGGAGAGGAGGACGTGGGGAGGAACGTGCCTGACTGCCTCG CCGGGAAGCTCAGCTACTGGGTGGACCGGAGGCGCAAGGCGATTCTGGTGCAGGTGCCCAGGGCCTCTGGGAGCCCCGACTACTACGTGCGGCTCTGCCACAAGCGGTTCACCTGCGAGGACGTGGGCGCCCCGGTGCAA GTGACCGCCAACAACGTCTCCCGGGTCGTCTCCCTGCCCTACAGCCAGGAACTGCCGTGCCTGTGCCTGGAG GGCTGGTCTGCGACCCCTGATGCGGTGCGGACCCAGATCTGCCCCTTTGAAAACG ACACTGAGGCACTGGAGGTGCTGTGGGACACGGTCTACTACCACCCAGGGAGCCAGACACTGAGCTGGGAGCCCACCTGCCCTGTGAGTGGCCATGTGAGCCTGTGCTGGCGCCCGGGGCCCGGGGCCGGCTGTCGTAAGCTGCAGCGATCCAGCCAGCTGGTGCATCGAAGA CCCTCCTCAGGTGCAGTACCCGCTGGTGGACACCCAACCCCAGCTCTGCCTGAAG TTCTCCACCAGTTGGGGGTCCTGGGTGCGGTGCCCTTTTGA
- the IL17REL gene encoding interleukin-17 receptor E-like protein isoform X1, which produces MWPLPCGQRSGLQQPCGRLPGVPASPCWPFLLFVFEQRRQSLPASQGGLPAPLLARWGSSFYCSDADWCAACPTDLGPLLGSHRHFRVCLGVGSLHARGLAPHLAWGKIVKTPQQRLCSPRALSPFTEPTTKPFQAPGNSRPHTPSLSPGNIFNSFCRPRPVSMSRAPAGPGGLHREPGHPGDAVSERVGGQGLPPAAGGAAGEARAGLCHPRPEDWAPLLLGAIPRSELQPRKWSWPAGEGSASESTQLTSAPAQLQVYFGCFAVSVAQHLYVTLRTIPHFCGVQLDQKHLVEDCGEEDVGRNVPDCLAGKLSYWVDRRRKAILVQVPRASGSPDYYVRLCHKRFTCEDVGAPVQVTANNVSRVVSLPYSQELPCLCLEGWSATPDAVRTQICPFENDTEALEVLWDTVYYHPGSQTLSWEPTCPVSGHVSLCWRPGPGAGCRKLQRSSQLVHRRPSSGAVPAGGHPTPALPEAWKMTIQPSPMKGHLRATFFSSSPAHFQVHLCHRRKSQLPACQPALQASPLPPASGDPAAAPAFAFLDLPREEACAPGICIQGWRTDVHFSVPQQLCNLHSSGCPALRGHRRLRTRPRHSRPPTVGWLHPPPWDGSLRPGISSRTSRCQGHIAAGQEAKAQPRTAEPGPPQSVGWFHLTVGPRHLLALLGLQLHGALRGSGSQKRPSTLS; this is translated from the exons ATGTGGCCACTTCCCTGTGGACAGAGGTCTGGGCTGCAGCAACCTTGCGGTCGCCTCCCAGGTGTCCCAGCAAGCCCATGTTGGCCTTTTCTGCTGTTCGTCTTTGAGCAGAGGCGACAGAGCTTGCCGGCAAGTCAAGGTGGGCTCCCTGCCCCCTTGCTGGCCAGGTGGGGCAGCAGCTTCTACTGCTCTGATGCAGACTGGTGTGCAGCCTGCCCCACTGACCTGGGCCCACTGCTGGGGTCCCACAGACATTTCAGAGTGTGTCTCGGGGTGGGCTCACTACATGCCAGAGGGCTTGCTCCCCACTTGGCTTGGGGCAAGATAGTAAAGACCCCCCAGCAAAGACTGTGCAGTCCCAGGGCTCTCTCGCCCTTCACAGAACCAACCACAAAGCCTTTCCAAGCACCAGGGAACTCGAGGCCTCACACGCCTTCTCTCTCCCCAGGGAACATTTTTAACAGCTTCTGCCGGCCACGCCCTGTGTCCATGTCCAG AGCACCTGCGGGGCCTGGAGGCCTGCACCGTGAGCCTGGACACCCAGGAGACGCAGTGTCAGAGCGTGTGGGTGGCCAGGGCCTCCCACCGGCAGCAGGTGGGGCAGCAGGTGAGGCCAGGGCAGGGCTCTGCCACCCACGTCCCGAAGACTGGGCACCGCTCCTCCTGGGCGCCATCCCTCGCTCTGAGCTCCAGCCACGCAAATGGAGCTGGCCGGCTGGGGAGGGCAGTGCCTCTGAGTCCACGCAGCTCACATCTGCACCTGCTCAGCTCCAGGTGTACTTTGGCTGCTTTGCGGTGAGCGTGGCCCAGCACCTCTATGTCACCCTGAGGACCATCCCTCATTTCTGCGGGGTCCAGCTGGATCAGAAGCACCTCGTGGAAG ACTGCGGAGAGGAGGACGTGGGGAGGAACGTGCCTGACTGCCTCG CCGGGAAGCTCAGCTACTGGGTGGACCGGAGGCGCAAGGCGATTCTGGTGCAGGTGCCCAGGGCCTCTGGGAGCCCCGACTACTACGTGCGGCTCTGCCACAAGCGGTTCACCTGCGAGGACGTGGGCGCCCCGGTGCAA GTGACCGCCAACAACGTCTCCCGGGTCGTCTCCCTGCCCTACAGCCAGGAACTGCCGTGCCTGTGCCTGGAG GGCTGGTCTGCGACCCCTGATGCGGTGCGGACCCAGATCTGCCCCTTTGAAAACG ACACTGAGGCACTGGAGGTGCTGTGGGACACGGTCTACTACCACCCAGGGAGCCAGACACTGAGCTGGGAGCCCACCTGCCCTGTGAGTGGCCATGTGAGCCTGTGCTGGCGCCCGGGGCCCGGGGCCGGCTGTCGTAAGCTGCAGCGATCCAGCCAGCTGGTGCATCGAAGA CCCTCCTCAGGTGCAGTACCCGCTGGTGGACACCCAACCCCAGCTCTGCCTGAAG CCTGGAAAATGACCATCCAGCCTTCGCCCATGAAGGGCCACCTCCGGGCCACCTTCTTCTCGTCCAGCCCCGCCCACTTCCAGGTGCACCTGTGTCACAGGAGGAAGTCACAGCTCCCTGCCTGCCAACCCGCACTCCAGGCCAGCCCGCTCCCTCCAGCCTCA GGTGACCCCGCAGCCGCCCCTGCCTTTGCCTTCCTGGACCTTCCCAGGGAGGAGGCCTGTGCCCCAGGCATCTGCATCCAG GGCTGGAGGACCGATGTACACTTCTCCGTCCCCCAGcagctctgcaacctccactccagCGGGTGCCCAGCTCTCAGGGGCCACAGGAGGCTGAGGACTAGACCCAGGCACTCCCGGCCTCCCACAGTGGGCTGG TTGCACCCACCCCCATGGGATGGCAGCCTGAGGCCAGGAATCTCCTCAAGAACAAGTAGGTGCCAGGGACACATTGCTGCGGggcaggaggccaaggcacagcCTCGGACAGCTGAGCCAGGCCCCCCTCAGAGTGTGGGGTGGTTTCACCTGACTGTGGGGCCCAGGCATCTGCTGGCTCTCCTAGGGCTACAGCTCCATGGGGCCCTCAGGGGCTCTGGGTCACAAAAAAGACCTTCAACCCTGTCCTGA
- the IL17REL gene encoding interleukin-17 receptor E-like protein isoform X11 — MWPLPCGQRSGLQQPCGRLPGVPASPCWPFLLFVFEQRRQSLPASQGGLPAPLLARWGSSFYCSDADWCAACPTDLGPLLGSHRHFRVCLGVGSLHARGLAPHLAWGKIVKTPQQRLCSPRALSPFTEPTTKPFQAPGNSRPHTPSLSPGNIFNSFCRPRPVSMSRAPAGPGGLHREPGHPGDAVSERVGGQGLPPAAGGAAGEARAGLCHPRPEDWAPLLLGAIPRSELQPRKWSWPAGEGSASESTQLTSAPAQLQVYFGCFAVSVAQHLYVTLRTIPHFCGVQLDQKHLVEDCGEEDVGRNVPDCLAGKLSYWVDRRRKAILVQVPRASGSPDYYVRLCHKRFTCEDVGAPVQVTANNVSRVVSLPYSQELPCLCLEGWSATPDAVRTQICPFENDTEALEVLWDTVYYHPGSQTLSWEPTCPVSGHVSLCWRPGPGAGCRKLQRSSQLVHRRVQYPLVDTQPQLCLKPGK, encoded by the exons ATGTGGCCACTTCCCTGTGGACAGAGGTCTGGGCTGCAGCAACCTTGCGGTCGCCTCCCAGGTGTCCCAGCAAGCCCATGTTGGCCTTTTCTGCTGTTCGTCTTTGAGCAGAGGCGACAGAGCTTGCCGGCAAGTCAAGGTGGGCTCCCTGCCCCCTTGCTGGCCAGGTGGGGCAGCAGCTTCTACTGCTCTGATGCAGACTGGTGTGCAGCCTGCCCCACTGACCTGGGCCCACTGCTGGGGTCCCACAGACATTTCAGAGTGTGTCTCGGGGTGGGCTCACTACATGCCAGAGGGCTTGCTCCCCACTTGGCTTGGGGCAAGATAGTAAAGACCCCCCAGCAAAGACTGTGCAGTCCCAGGGCTCTCTCGCCCTTCACAGAACCAACCACAAAGCCTTTCCAAGCACCAGGGAACTCGAGGCCTCACACGCCTTCTCTCTCCCCAGGGAACATTTTTAACAGCTTCTGCCGGCCACGCCCTGTGTCCATGTCCAG AGCACCTGCGGGGCCTGGAGGCCTGCACCGTGAGCCTGGACACCCAGGAGACGCAGTGTCAGAGCGTGTGGGTGGCCAGGGCCTCCCACCGGCAGCAGGTGGGGCAGCAGGTGAGGCCAGGGCAGGGCTCTGCCACCCACGTCCCGAAGACTGGGCACCGCTCCTCCTGGGCGCCATCCCTCGCTCTGAGCTCCAGCCACGCAAATGGAGCTGGCCGGCTGGGGAGGGCAGTGCCTCTGAGTCCACGCAGCTCACATCTGCACCTGCTCAGCTCCAGGTGTACTTTGGCTGCTTTGCGGTGAGCGTGGCCCAGCACCTCTATGTCACCCTGAGGACCATCCCTCATTTCTGCGGGGTCCAGCTGGATCAGAAGCACCTCGTGGAAG ACTGCGGAGAGGAGGACGTGGGGAGGAACGTGCCTGACTGCCTCG CCGGGAAGCTCAGCTACTGGGTGGACCGGAGGCGCAAGGCGATTCTGGTGCAGGTGCCCAGGGCCTCTGGGAGCCCCGACTACTACGTGCGGCTCTGCCACAAGCGGTTCACCTGCGAGGACGTGGGCGCCCCGGTGCAA GTGACCGCCAACAACGTCTCCCGGGTCGTCTCCCTGCCCTACAGCCAGGAACTGCCGTGCCTGTGCCTGGAG GGCTGGTCTGCGACCCCTGATGCGGTGCGGACCCAGATCTGCCCCTTTGAAAACG ACACTGAGGCACTGGAGGTGCTGTGGGACACGGTCTACTACCACCCAGGGAGCCAGACACTGAGCTGGGAGCCCACCTGCCCTGTGAGTGGCCATGTGAGCCTGTGCTGGCGCCCGGGGCCCGGGGCCGGCTGTCGTAAGCTGCAGCGATCCAGCCAGCTGGTGCATCGAAGA GTGCAGTACCCGCTGGTGGACACCCAACCCCAGCTCTGCCTGAAG CCTGGAAAATGA
- the IL17REL gene encoding interleukin-17 receptor E-like protein isoform X8 has protein sequence MFPRGCPRALPAGATGTGTFLTASAGHALCPCPEHLRGLEACTVSLDTQETQCQSVWVARASHRQQVGQQLQVYFGCFAVSVAQHLYVTLRTIPHFCGVQLDQKHLVEDCGEEDVGRNVPDCLAGKLSYWVDRRRKAILVQVPRASGSPDYYVRLCHKRFTCEDVGAPVQVTANNVSRVVSLPYSQELPCLCLEGWSATPDAVRTQICPFENDTEALEVLWDTVYYHPGSQTLSWEPTCPVSGHVSLCWRPGPGAGCRKLQRSSQLVHRRVQYPLVDTQPQLCLKFSTSWGSWVRCPFEQRRFPTWKMTIQPSPMKGHLRATFFSSSPAHFQVHLCHRRKSQLPACQPALQASPLPPASGDPAAAPAFAFLDLPREEACAPGICIQGWRTDVHFSVPQQLCNLHSSGCPALRGHRRLRTRPRHSRPPTVGWLHPPPWDGSLRPGISSRTSRCQGHIAAGQEAKAQPRTAEPGPPQSVGWFHLTVGPRHLLALLGLQLHGALRGSGSQKRPSTLS, from the exons ATGTTCCCCAGAGGCTGCCCCAG GGCTTTACCTGCAGGAGCCACAGGAACC GGAACATTTTTAACAGCTTCTGCCGGCCACGCCCTGTGTCCATGTCCAG AGCACCTGCGGGGCCTGGAGGCCTGCACCGTGAGCCTGGACACCCAGGAGACGCAGTGTCAGAGCGTGTGGGTGGCCAGGGCCTCCCACCGGCAGCAGGTGGGGCAGCAG CTCCAGGTGTACTTTGGCTGCTTTGCGGTGAGCGTGGCCCAGCACCTCTATGTCACCCTGAGGACCATCCCTCATTTCTGCGGGGTCCAGCTGGATCAGAAGCACCTCGTGGAAG ACTGCGGAGAGGAGGACGTGGGGAGGAACGTGCCTGACTGCCTCG CCGGGAAGCTCAGCTACTGGGTGGACCGGAGGCGCAAGGCGATTCTGGTGCAGGTGCCCAGGGCCTCTGGGAGCCCCGACTACTACGTGCGGCTCTGCCACAAGCGGTTCACCTGCGAGGACGTGGGCGCCCCGGTGCAA GTGACCGCCAACAACGTCTCCCGGGTCGTCTCCCTGCCCTACAGCCAGGAACTGCCGTGCCTGTGCCTGGAG GGCTGGTCTGCGACCCCTGATGCGGTGCGGACCCAGATCTGCCCCTTTGAAAACG ACACTGAGGCACTGGAGGTGCTGTGGGACACGGTCTACTACCACCCAGGGAGCCAGACACTGAGCTGGGAGCCCACCTGCCCTGTGAGTGGCCATGTGAGCCTGTGCTGGCGCCCGGGGCCCGGGGCCGGCTGTCGTAAGCTGCAGCGATCCAGCCAGCTGGTGCATCGAAGA GTGCAGTACCCGCTGGTGGACACCCAACCCCAGCTCTGCCTGAAG TTCTCCACCAGTTGGGGGTCCTGGGTGCGGTGCCCTTTTGAACAGCGTCGCTTCCCAA CCTGGAAAATGACCATCCAGCCTTCGCCCATGAAGGGCCACCTCCGGGCCACCTTCTTCTCGTCCAGCCCCGCCCACTTCCAGGTGCACCTGTGTCACAGGAGGAAGTCACAGCTCCCTGCCTGCCAACCCGCACTCCAGGCCAGCCCGCTCCCTCCAGCCTCA GGTGACCCCGCAGCCGCCCCTGCCTTTGCCTTCCTGGACCTTCCCAGGGAGGAGGCCTGTGCCCCAGGCATCTGCATCCAG GGCTGGAGGACCGATGTACACTTCTCCGTCCCCCAGcagctctgcaacctccactccagCGGGTGCCCAGCTCTCAGGGGCCACAGGAGGCTGAGGACTAGACCCAGGCACTCCCGGCCTCCCACAGTGGGCTGG TTGCACCCACCCCCATGGGATGGCAGCCTGAGGCCAGGAATCTCCTCAAGAACAAGTAGGTGCCAGGGACACATTGCTGCGGggcaggaggccaaggcacagcCTCGGACAGCTGAGCCAGGCCCCCCTCAGAGTGTGGGGTGGTTTCACCTGACTGTGGGGCCCAGGCATCTGCTGGCTCTCCTAGGGCTACAGCTCCATGGGGCCCTCAGGGGCTCTGGGTCACAAAAAAGACCTTCAACCCTGTCCTGA
- the IL17REL gene encoding interleukin-17 receptor E-like protein isoform X7, whose amino-acid sequence MSRSVLEALTSYTAMQCIPSDGCSLFLRVRASITLHEHLRGLEACTVSLDTQETQCQSVWVARASHRQQVGQQLQVYFGCFAVSVAQHLYVTLRTIPHFCGVQLDQKHLVEDCGEEDVGRNVPDCLAGKLSYWVDRRRKAILVQVPRASGSPDYYVRLCHKRFTCEDVGAPVQVTANNVSRVVSLPYSQELPCLCLEGWSATPDAVRTQICPFENDTEALEVLWDTVYYHPGSQTLSWEPTCPVSGHVSLCWRPGPGAGCRKLQRSSQLVHRRVQYPLVDTQPQLCLKFSTSWGSWVRCPFEQRRFPTWKMTIQPSPMKGHLRATFFSSSPAHFQVHLCHRRKSQLPACQPALQASPLPPASGDPAAAPAFAFLDLPREEACAPGICIQGWRTDVHFSVPQQLCNLHSSGCPALRGHRRLRTRPRHSRPPTVGWLHPPPWDGSLRPGISSRTSRCQGHIAAGQEAKAQPRTAEPGPPQSVGWFHLTVGPRHLLALLGLQLHGALRGSGSQKRPSTLS is encoded by the exons ATGTCCAGGTCAGTCCTGGAGGCCCTGACGTCCTACACTGCCATGCAATGTATCCCCTCTGACGGCTGCTCATTGTTCCTGCGTGTACGCGCCTCCATCACCCTGCATG AGCACCTGCGGGGCCTGGAGGCCTGCACCGTGAGCCTGGACACCCAGGAGACGCAGTGTCAGAGCGTGTGGGTGGCCAGGGCCTCCCACCGGCAGCAGGTGGGGCAGCAG CTCCAGGTGTACTTTGGCTGCTTTGCGGTGAGCGTGGCCCAGCACCTCTATGTCACCCTGAGGACCATCCCTCATTTCTGCGGGGTCCAGCTGGATCAGAAGCACCTCGTGGAAG ACTGCGGAGAGGAGGACGTGGGGAGGAACGTGCCTGACTGCCTCG CCGGGAAGCTCAGCTACTGGGTGGACCGGAGGCGCAAGGCGATTCTGGTGCAGGTGCCCAGGGCCTCTGGGAGCCCCGACTACTACGTGCGGCTCTGCCACAAGCGGTTCACCTGCGAGGACGTGGGCGCCCCGGTGCAA GTGACCGCCAACAACGTCTCCCGGGTCGTCTCCCTGCCCTACAGCCAGGAACTGCCGTGCCTGTGCCTGGAG GGCTGGTCTGCGACCCCTGATGCGGTGCGGACCCAGATCTGCCCCTTTGAAAACG ACACTGAGGCACTGGAGGTGCTGTGGGACACGGTCTACTACCACCCAGGGAGCCAGACACTGAGCTGGGAGCCCACCTGCCCTGTGAGTGGCCATGTGAGCCTGTGCTGGCGCCCGGGGCCCGGGGCCGGCTGTCGTAAGCTGCAGCGATCCAGCCAGCTGGTGCATCGAAGA GTGCAGTACCCGCTGGTGGACACCCAACCCCAGCTCTGCCTGAAG TTCTCCACCAGTTGGGGGTCCTGGGTGCGGTGCCCTTTTGAACAGCGTCGCTTCCCAA CCTGGAAAATGACCATCCAGCCTTCGCCCATGAAGGGCCACCTCCGGGCCACCTTCTTCTCGTCCAGCCCCGCCCACTTCCAGGTGCACCTGTGTCACAGGAGGAAGTCACAGCTCCCTGCCTGCCAACCCGCACTCCAGGCCAGCCCGCTCCCTCCAGCCTCA GGTGACCCCGCAGCCGCCCCTGCCTTTGCCTTCCTGGACCTTCCCAGGGAGGAGGCCTGTGCCCCAGGCATCTGCATCCAG GGCTGGAGGACCGATGTACACTTCTCCGTCCCCCAGcagctctgcaacctccactccagCGGGTGCCCAGCTCTCAGGGGCCACAGGAGGCTGAGGACTAGACCCAGGCACTCCCGGCCTCCCACAGTGGGCTGG TTGCACCCACCCCCATGGGATGGCAGCCTGAGGCCAGGAATCTCCTCAAGAACAAGTAGGTGCCAGGGACACATTGCTGCGGggcaggaggccaaggcacagcCTCGGACAGCTGAGCCAGGCCCCCCTCAGAGTGTGGGGTGGTTTCACCTGACTGTGGGGCCCAGGCATCTGCTGGCTCTCCTAGGGCTACAGCTCCATGGGGCCCTCAGGGGCTCTGGGTCACAAAAAAGACCTTCAACCCTGTCCTGA